The Aythya fuligula isolate bAytFul2 chromosome 1, bAytFul2.pri, whole genome shotgun sequence nucleotide sequence TACAAAGCAGCTTCCTCAGAGCGTTAGAAATACCTTTCTGGATCAGACTGACGGTCTGTTCTTTTCTATATCCCACCTCTAGCAGTGCCAATAGGCGGTGACATTTAGGAGAAGGATGTGAGCTCTTCTCTCTTGTGCCATTTGTGTGCTTTATGCACTCAGATACACAGGGATAGTCCCCAGAGGTGCACATCAGCATTTTGATTCAGCTTTGTACACTCCCTTAAAATATGTGAACAAATACAGACATGTAACAATTACAGAACATCGGCAGTTAAATCACCAGTGTAACCTCAGGTGCTATAATCCAGTAGCCTCATAGAGTGTTTATAACTTGTTTGGTTTGCGTTATCATAATTTCCTGAAATTACGCTCATTTACACTAACGGACCATCCTCTAAAACTGCATCAGTCTTTTTGGAATCGTGccataaatacaaaacaaacaaacaaacaaaaatgtaaaaaatgccTCTGAAATGCCCATTTTATGCTAATTTAAGTTAGTGGCACTCACAAAACAACTATAGCCCAGTTTGGCAGAGCTGATAATTGGGCATTCTATGATTTCTGCAGtagttaaaagcattttaaactaTATTCAGCTGATCATTGCAGTTGAGTTCAGAAACACAGGACAGGAAGTCCAGAAACTTTTTGCTGGCTGTGAAGCAAAGGTAAGTGGCATTTAAAAAATTTCTTTTGgcttgaagaaaaattaaaaattcaaacatCTCGACTGATTTGGTGTCTCAAATGACAGCCTAAAGCAGTTTTATCTGTCATAGCATACAATCTCTATCATCAGGTTTCTTGGGAGAACTTTTGTCCTTTGCCAGTTTGGACAAAAATAACAACTAATTAGAGCATGGGTGTATGTGTTGtatgttttatatgtatatatgtataaattacATACATCATGTATCTGTGTTTCTcaatatacacatacacatctagatatacttatttttcaggaggctttttcacatattttatttttttttcttctaaagaattaaaaaacaacatttgttGGCTCTTCCATAATTTCCAGTTGCTCTTAGCCATGATTGAAGCAATTCCTCTTCCCCTATCTCATGCTGGTGAGAAGCTCTGGTTGCCAGATGCTACCCGCTGCTGTGGCACACCTCAGAGGACTGCAGGAGGATTCAGGCTCAGCAATTACAGGATGAATGGTCCAAGTTTTCCTCTAGGATGAATGATCTTCCATCAAGCATTACAAATTCTTTCTGGAAATTTTAAATCATCACGTATACTTTACCTCTACCAAAGTACTGAATCCAAGGAGCTTTATAATGAGAAGATCCTTTCCCTTCAGGTGTTTTACTCTAGGTTCTTCTCCGCTGAAATGGGAAGCACGCTGTTGTGGACAGTGCTTCTGAATATCACATCTTCACAAGCTGAATACATGATTGCTTTTTATAGCTACTGAGAAACCTTTGAGTAAACATGAATCATTTTTTATGGCATcaaatctgaaatgtttccttatCAGGTGTGTCGCCTAGCTGCCCAGGTAAGAATGTGATAATGATCTGAAATGcacacaatattttaaaataagacaaacTTTCTGTTATGCAATGCACTGCTACTgtggtgggagaaaaaaaaaggctgtctCTGCAGTTCTTGGTCTACATCCACTTTGATCTGGATTGCATCCATAACAAATTATACACATTTTTGAACTACTTGAAAGACCTTTGATCATTTTAGTTCTTTTCTGTAAGTATATATACAACAATGTCACACAATGCTTTTCCTTCCATTGCATGGTAGAGGCGAGCAATTATTTCTagattatttctgcattatCTACAGCTGattatgtatttctgtattaaagCTAGTAACCCGAAATGTCAAGGAGTAGCAGCACAGATGATGCTATAAGTTTAACTGAAGCATCTGACCAAAGAAACACCAGCCTAGTAGCTGGTAAAGATGGTTAGATGTGAGGCTACACTTCGTactgctgttgcttttcagGAAGGAATTATTTACCCAGGATCCATGGACTCACTTGAAGCAGAAGAGAATCATTATTAAACAGCCAGCAGGGATTTGCCAACCAGTCTAGTGGGCTGTTGAGTGCCTTCTTCCTGGCTACTAATTCAACTTTGCTAGCTGGCAGTGGTATCTGTTCCAAAAAACCGCTGGTAccaaaggcagcaggagcatgTCCATGTACTCGTTCCCACATATTTGTGTCCTGAGGAGGCTCCTTGTCAGTGTGTTTATTCATTTCTACTTTCTAGGAACAGAGTGGTTCCAGAGAGCAATTCTGTTGATGCAAAAGGTAGACTTGTGGGAAAAACTGAAGCAGTGAGCATTATGCCCTTCTCTCAGAATGAGAGGTGGGAGATTATAGAGTAGAGATCATGGAATTAATATTGTAGGTCTGAGAAAATCTTTCTTGAAACTCTGTGGAAGGAAGTGCATCTTTCTTCCTAGGAGGATGAAGTTAGCATGAGTGAACCCCAGAAGACCTGTGTGGATCCTCTTTCTTTGCTGAAGAGGCCTGGAGGAGAGATTATATAGGTCCTCATACAAATCTGAATTAGCTGCTGAAATACTTAGCTCTCTCTCATCTGTGGTCTGTGTTGCAGGATGAGGGATAttgcctcctgccagcactgcaTCCATTTGGGTGCTGAAGCAGCTGAATCACCAGACCCTATGGTACGTACCTTAGCCACACCGCTTTGTACAAGTCCAAATCAGCTGCTGCCTTTAATGCTGGTGACCTGAAAATGACTGGGAAATGAAAATAGGACTTCAagctctgcctctgccacaTATTTCCTAAACCCAGGGTTTTGTTTAGGCTGACTCAGCCAGACTGACAGCTCCTCAGATACGGACCTCAGTGTCAACCAATTGCAATAGGATCAAATGTGGAAAGGGCTGTATGAAAACTGTCTCCCACTGGCATAGCTAAGACTAACACCTGTCTGTGAGATCAAATCCAGTGAGTTCCCAGTCTGCTGTGTCCTGAGGGGCTGTCAATGAATGGGGAGATCAGGATGGAGATTTCCTGAGGTTTTTGCCCCATCGTTCTCCTGCTCAGCTGAGATCTTTGATTTCCTCATTCCAAACAGAACAATATAACCATTATAACAACCAGCTGACTCCCTGGGCCTGCATCCCCACCCTTTTCATGATCTCTTCTGCCTGTTCCTGGAAACCTGAAGCAGATGCAGCCACCTCAGACCAGTTTTTCTTGACACCAGCTGTTCCTCAGCCAGCAAGGATCATGCTGTTGTGCCTAGTCACCatctgagcacagcacagcacctggCACAGTACAGCAGAGTTTTGCTTGCTAGACACAGATGCTATCTGCTGCCCACCTGCAGCTTTGCTTGAGCTGATGTTAAGGCAACCTAGTTTATGTTTACCTCCAGTTTTGATGCTGCACCACGTAATTCTCCAGGTGTCCTCCTCAGTCACTTTTACTGCAGGGACTACATGTTGCTTCTGGTTCTGGTGATCGTCTCCTCCTTTAGAATATAAGCAGCTATGCCCCTCAAAAAGGGAATCCACAGGAAATTAAGTCTTTAATTAAAGAAGCACATCTataaatcttttgtttcttttactggTAAGGCCAAATCTCATAGCCAAATGGCTTGAGGAAACACATCCCATCACACCCTTCACAAAAGGATGGGCAGAAGACATCACCCCCCTTTCCCAAATCCTTTTTAATAGTTCAGATGGGGTCTGAACTTGCTCATTCCTCTGCTTGGGAAGTTTTCTGTCTTCCCAGTCAATATGAACCAACCCTCAAAAGATCAGGCAGAACAGGCAGTCTAAAAAAGAAGCGAAGCTCTGTAAGGGTTGATGAGGCAAAGAGCTTAACTCACAGACTCTAGGGCCTTTTGCCCTCCAAATGCCCGGTAAAGGGTCTCAAAGCATTTGCAGCCCACCTTCTGATACGGTGCTGTGCATATTTATTGGCAATTGATCTTCCATGCTAAGAACTTAGTAGGGTATTGATGGTATTTCATGGGAGGGTGGGTCTATGAGAAccatttgtatatatataaatgtataaaacaaGAATTACAAAACAGCAAATCATAAAGAAATCAATACTAAGCAAACATATGACttaagaagtgtttgaaaaagaggaaaagaaaatgctgaaaaacagagtTGATCATGAGGATAGAAAAGGGAGCTGAATGGAAATGTAACAAACgaactcagaagaaaaagaaagccatgccctcctgcccccacaGATTGCGCCTGGTAGTGGTGGGAAGGCCTGCAGAGCCTAGTGATACTGCAATATATGCTAGCAAGTTATATAACTTCCAGAAGATGACTCATGCCAGACAATTTGGAGCACAGAAGGCAAGACTGAAGTTATTCCACAAATCCTTAAAACAATGAAGTATTGCCTTTCATGTTTTTTGCagtcattttcctttcacttgCTGCTCCTTATTGTTGGCCCATCCTACCTGGACCTCTCCTCAGCTGTCCATCAGCATTGTCCAGTACTGCCCTGCATTTCTGGCAATCATTTCTTTGAAAGTTGATGTTTGAAAAGGTGGAGTTGGGGATCTGCAGAAGTGTTTTGCCTGGAACATAAGTTAGGGTGTGGTTGTAAAAGAGCTGGATAAGCTTTGGGATAAGACAAGACCaaccccttcccttcccttcccttcccttcccttcccttcccttcccttcccttcccttcccttcccttcccttcccttcccttcccttcccttcccttcccttcccttcccttcccttcccttcccttcccttcccttcccttcccttcccttcccttcccttcccttcccttcccttcccttccctctcctcctctctttgGATGCAATGTTACATGAGATCAGGAGGTTCATAACCTGTTCTACCTTACCATGCTTCTGTTAGTGAACTCCAGATGAAGGATAGACCAGAGAAAATGATCAATGCAGAAGACTACTCTtactgagaaaagcaaaaacacagcCCTAATGAATACATTTCTTTGACCAGCATTTCATGCTCTTCGCAGAGAAAGGGCCATTTCACAGGGGCATTTTTTCTAAAGGCCAGTTCTGGGGAGGGGAAGCCGCCACTGTATAGCTGTGAGATGACCGTCTCTACTAAAAGAGCTGTCCAGCTGTTGAAAATAACTATGAGGACTGTAATGCTATGTTCCTGGAATAGAGCTTGCTGCTTCAAGCCTCTGATCTGGAAGACGAGTACAGTAGGAGGGCATGAATGCTTGCCCTGATATTTTGTCCCACCTGCAGCTTGTTGGGGGAAATGTGGAGAAGTTTGGTGTTTCTGTGGTCAATGTAGAAATCTGTTTCCTGTTGCACACTAGGCTTGAATGAGTACTGTCCATCATTGACTGGTGGACTATGGGAGACAGGTAGTAGCTCTGAATCATTCCCATATATTAGGCCCTTTGTTATGAGTCCACGAGAGCTGCAGGGTGACTGGTGGAATTTGAAGATTCTCATCCTCAGCATCTGGTTCCGAGTTGGAAATAAGCTTTATGAAGGACGGCTCTCTCAGCTGTAACACTTCATGCACAGAAAGAAGGATTCTTCCTAGCCTGATCTGTGATGGCCTTGGTGGTTACAAGTAAGGATGAGCACTGCCCAGGGAGGGTGGACTCCTGATATTTCCAGAGATGTCGTTCTCAAATGTTTCAAGAGTGACATCTCcatgattttaaaagcaaccTTTGCTCAGTCTGTCCTTACTGTGGCGCCTTGCAACGGGAACACTGTGACATATaggcagcagctgtgtggcTGGAGAGGGCTGGTGAGGGCCTGCACATGTCCTTCAGGGTCATGACTGACCACTCATACACCGTGTCTGCCATATTCCAGAAAAGGGCTTCAACTGAACAGGGCACCCATGCTGCAGTCTGGCTCCAGAGAAGCAATGTCCTCAGTTGCTCTGGATTATGATGTACACTGCCAGGCTGAAGTGAACACAAAGTCAATTCAAATACTTTACACATGCCTTCTAGTTAATGCATGTTCACTTTGAGATGCATGCTAGCCAAAATTTAGCTATGTTCATAAACTGCATCTAAACCAATGTAGTTAGATCTCTGGGTCAATTTTGCTAGGTTAAATTGAATGAGGCACAATTGAACAAGGGGAACCTATGTGGAAGTGATAATCTTGTGCTCAGCTCTGTTCACAGTGACAAATATTTCAATACCAAATGAGAAGTTTTGGCTTGTCTTTATTCACAGTACAGCACAGTCATAGACCCAAAGCAGTCCTGTATTGACTCGAGTGCAGAGAACTTCATCTTACATTTTACAGGTTGACAAAATCCCAATCAAATTTCATACCTTACATTAAACAATTCTcttaaagaattaatttaaaacatctaCATTTGATATTTGTTTGTATAGACACATACCTTATAGCGGGTTGGTTTGACTAGCAGCTAATCAGATGACGAACAGATTCCTACCTCTCAGTTCACGTGGGCAGGCACTGATGCCACGTGGCACTTGGCCACTGCACATTTGACCTTGGAAGGCAGTGTGGCTGTCTCCCAGAGACACAGAACATACAGTATTAATTATTCATATCCTTCTAATGCAATCAAGTTTATCTTTGACAAACTTTTAGTCTCTCGGTGGTATTTTCTGTAAtaagcattttgtatttaaatgtaaGGAATGTTATTGTTAAACATAgcatcactttatttttcagcattacttttttctcctttaggGTATATGTCTGACTTTTGTGGTTTAAATTCAGCTTGAAAACTTCAGGGGCACAGTAATACAGGGACATAAGTGGGGAGCATCAGAGAAAATGCTGTGGAATAAAATCAAGTGCCACAGTATATTTCTCCTCACAAGGGATACAACCACTCCCAGTGCATCTCCTACATCtttctattactttttctttgctttatgcTGTTTTATGGgccaaaaaggcaaagaaatcaCCAGCTCACACTTCAGACACAACACAGGCCTGggcattttattaaataaagagACCAATCTCTCTTTTAACTGAGGTCATTAACTGTTTTGGTTAAAGAACAGGTTCAGAACAGTAATCTGTCCTGTATTTGAAGACTTTGTGAGACGGTCTACCATTTTTATTGACAGGCAGCTAGGACGATCCTCTTCACCATTGGGCACATTATGTCTTATTCTGCTCTGTACATGCCTAAATGTAACTTGTAGCCTTTGGTTCTCATTCTGCATCTCTCTGCAGGTTATGGTGCCATCAGTACCCTACCTTCTGTAATGTAGTTAAGAGAAACTGTCTTAGTAAGATCAGAGTAATGTCTCAAAATGCCTCCctggaaagcattttctgaGCTTCATAATTGTTCCTGTCATTTAACTCTGTACCACCTCCAAGCTTTcaacacatacatatttttaaatgtgtgcacCTGCACTGCAGACAGCTGTGGCAGCTCCAGGTTTCGCTGTGCTTCCAGCTCGGTGTTCTCAATCACAAACAGAAGGGACTTCTCTAAATGAGGTTCCTGCTCCTGGCACTTTGTCCTTCCTCCCTGGCTATGCTGCCATGTGCCTGCATCCAAACACTCATCCCTTATCTGGGGGTTGCTTTGAATACACTTGGCAGTGCAAAAAGCTCCAGATTAGCACTCTCTGGGAGTGAGGGTATTCatcaaaaaaatgaagaggaaatgctacaagaaaaagctgcttctgccagcAGTTACATTCCTCCAATGGTCACTCTTAGGCATGCTGGTTACTAACAGTGACTGATAGATTATTGAGATCTTTGAACACTGAGACAGTGTGGTGGTCCAGTACCCAGGGAGATGCCACCAGCATTATGGAACATCTCATCTTGTTTGATTATGATCAACTCAACAGATGAGCATTGCTGAACATCTAGTGGTTCATGTGGGTCTAAAGGACTCCTTCCACATTAGCTACCTATCTTGCCATTTGCAACTTTTATCAACAATCATTTTTATAATTGTATCTCCTGATCCAAATGTGGAAAATCATTGGGATCACCATCAGCTCTTGCAGAGGCACACACTTTCAGCAGTGACTGAGACTTCTTTTTGGACAATTaaattttgtcatttgtttgttAGGCAGTAATTAATATACATGATGCAAATTATGATGCGGACATACAGTATCATTACTTTCTTCAGAATGTCTTGCTGGTTTACAAATTCATTGGTTTGTTAAATCTGCATAAGTATTTTTATCAaacaaatgtattatttaatcAATAAAttgggaattatttttctcacaactttttaaaaaataaagcaacatgaaattattaatgttattttcatttttgaatctGTTGTTAGCTGATTTGTATTAACTTCACACTGTCTTAACTATGACTACTGCTATTTACAAGTCATGTAGTtgtcttgctttttgtttgtgaaCACTGGCACAACTTGCTCTTCCAATACCTTGGAATTTCTCTAGTGTTCCAGGATGTTTAAATATCCAACTCCATTGGACCAGACAGCTTCTCAACCCAATCTTTTTTGATGCTGAGATGCAAATTATCTTGGCCTACTGATCTGAAAATACTTAAGCTTaataaaagctgttaaaaaccCTCCTTATTTCACAGGTACATTAGAAAGTTGTTACTCTCCTCATGTAATCTGGATACTTCTTTTTCAAAGATTTGTCTTCTCTGTATCAAAAAGTCTCCATCTGAAATCTCTGTTAACAGCTTTACTTATATCCACCTGGTAAGAGGCTGTTGCTAGAATTTCTTGGCTTCcaacatattttgaaaaaaatcttccaagAGCCTTTAGCAGTTGCAgcaatccattttttttccccccagataTTTGAAGCAGTCCTTATCAGTTTGTATGCTTCGTGTATGCTCCATAAGTTCTAACTCGTGTGCCATTAACCTTCTTTCCATCTAAACCTTCCTtctactatttatttatttatttatttattcccattGGTTATATATAAGATTTCTGAGTGTTACCTTCAAATTGCCTGTTAGGCATAAACGGTTTTTAATTGAGTCTATTTTTTTCACAACTACAGAACCACAGATCTTTTCCACCTTATAAACTTCTGCCAGtgaaatttctattaaaaaaaatattataatttttcaGTGGAGAATTTTCATCGTATTTTTCTGATTGCTAGACATGGAATCAGTTTAAGCCATCACTTACCCCAGTTTGAGGGTTAACCGTTTTGAAGTACCAATTTTGAAGTACCTAGTTATTTGTCCAACATTACAGATaaaacatacacatacataaaaaataaatatcttactTAAAAAGCTTACTATTACCTAAATGTACTTATGCAAATTTGCAGACACATACCTATTTACAACATGTACATGTACTTACACGTCTATacagacacatgcacacatacagtAATACAAacactcatatatatatataaactatttttccctgaaattgaaaaatgttaatttctaaaaatgcatGCATGTTCCATCTAACATGGCATCCCAGCAAAGAGCTATCAGTGTTGCCCTCCTGAGATGAAGGcacattttccagtgtttctttTCAGCCTCTGTCTCTGAATGGCCACTCAGCTCCTTCAGCAAGGGCAGTCCTACCATTCCCATACAGACCAATATCTTCCATCCAATATTTGGTCAAGGCTGGCTCTCCGGAGCAGGATGTGTCAAGAGCAGGGAGACAAAGGAGGGCGGGTGGGTGACACAAGAGCTTCTTTTACTCCGAAACTGTTAGAAGTTACCCAGACTTCGGCTTAGCtgaaaaggaggggaaaaagaaaaaaaaaaaaaagaagaagaagaaaacaaaaaacacacctaaGATTCAGCAAGACCAAACTGGTACAGAACACCACCCTGTGCAGGGATCCACCAGAAGTGGATGGAGAAGAGCACTGCATCCTTGCCCTGCCAAGAGGCGTTGGAAGGGCAGGAAGACTGCAGCTATGGGATGGTAGCCCTGCACACTGCAGGGgcaagggaggaaagggagagggcAGCAGGACCTCCCCAGCAGTGACACCGAGCTGCCAATTTAAGGAAGATGTCCCTTGCTCCATCTCCCATACCAGGCAAGTGGCTCAGTGCTTAACCTCCTacctgctcttttctttctgagcacAGCGAAGAGGACAGCGATGAAAATTGCAGTGGCAATGAGCATCCCCACCAGTCCTTCCCATCCCTTGTGCTCTgtagaggaagaggaggatcaGGGATGTTACACTCACTTGAGCAGCTGAGCAGACAGCGAGTTGTCACAGCTCAACAAGCCCGCACAGCACGTGCTCTTGTCAGATACACCAATGTGACACGAAACACGTGCACTAAAGCCACAGACACAGGGCCAGTTATACTGGCTAGACTGATGTGTCGTAATTTGTCAAATGGCAGCATTGCCTGCTTTTCCCTGCTGGGTCAGAAGGATACATAGAAGCAATGACCCATTAGGAAGAAGAGCAAGAACAGCAGCAACTGCACATCAGCTCCAAGGGGGAGAAGCATTTGTTGCACTGCTGGGACTACAGCTCCTGAGAAGCTTCAGTCTCCAGCTGAACATCAGCTCCAGCTAGGCTCCTAACTCCTTGGGTCATGGCTGTTCTCTTGTGTCTGTCCAAGTGGGCTCCAGCCCATGTGCTACAAAGTTTTGCTCTCTTGCTCAGCTTTTGGTCATAAAAATTCTTTTCCCCTCAAGGAAATTAGATACTTTCTCCCTGAAAAGCTTCAGGGGCTGAGATGCAGGCTAAGGGATTGAAAGTGAATGGGAAGAGAGGACGAGTACAAGAGGAAACcaggagagcaggaagaaaCAGGCAAGCGTCtgaatttttaatctttgtggTGGGTAATGAGGTGGCAGGAGGTCCAGGCAGGGCAAAGGACTTGTTTCTCTACCCCTTACACTCACCTGGTGCCTTCAGATGGGCACTGACAGAGATGGGCTCCTCCAGAGCCGTGTGTGAAACATGGCAGGTGTAGGTGGCCGGTACTTGCgctgtggcagagctgaggctgAGGTAGGAGGTGATGCTGTAGGTGCCATCCTGGCTTTGCCGGTGACTGGAGAAACGTGTGTCTGAGAGGTGGATTTCTGCTTCATTCTCAGGAGACCTCTGTGTCCAGCTCACTGAGACATCCAGGGGGTAATAGCCAGCAATGATGCAGGACAGTGTAATTGTCTCATCGCTCTCGAATGACACCACTGATGGAAGCATACGGACCCTTGGGGGctctggagagggaaaaaacaggGATTAGACTTACTAACTGTTAGCAGGCAACACGAGTGCCATCCACCCACAAGCTGCCTGTGACAACGAGTGTTGGGAGCAAGCGAGTAAGGGTGCTGAGTGAAGTTTCAGTGCCTGGGAACACAGCACTGCTGTTACCCCCATGGATTTGCCTTCCTCACCAGCCACAAGCAGCTGGATGTTGTGCTGGGCCTGGTGCTGTGCGGTGGACACCAGGCAGATGTACATCCCTTCGTCATCCACAGTCGCTCCTTGCAGGCTCAGTGATGCGTCTCcgctccccagcagctgtgccAAGTCCACGTGGACTTTTGGCTGCGTTGCAGGGCCTGTGCTCCCCACCTGGTACTGGTAAATGCTCTGGCCTCTGCCTCGGTGCTGCCTCCTCCACTCCAGGGAGGACAGCGTGGAGCTGGGGGCCAAGGCAAAGCGGCAGTCGAGGGTAACAGAGCCGCCGAGACGTGTGCGCATGGAAGTGTTGTTTGATGATGACTGAAATTCAactagaaagagaaagagagacacaGGCAAGTGGGGAGTTAAGCAGATGTGGTTAAAAAAGGCACCCTCAGATGGGATGCATGGGCAGTGGTGTCCTCATGCAGAGGTGGCACCTTATGTGGTGTCCCAGGGGCCATGTGGGCTGAAGAATGGAGCAAGCCAGCCTGGTGGGGTTCATAGGTGAACAAACAGGCAGACACCAAGTGCATGCCAGGGTCTTGAAGCACTTGCttgagtctccctccttggagcTCTTCAAAAGCCTCCTGGCcatggccctgggcaacctgctctgggtgtccctgctggagcagggtggttggaccagatggcctccagagggccctgacAACCTCAACCATTGTGTGATTCTATGCTATCCTCAGGAGCCAGAGCATAGAAAGCTCAGAGAGGAGGCACAGGGGGTGGCAAGACTGTCCCCGAGGAAGAACCTTTATAAAAGGAGTCTGCACgacctgttttttttctaagcaacTCCTCTGGCAGCCCTCAGTGCCTGGTGAGAGGTGGGTCACAGGGCTGTTGGGACAGCAGGCTCCCCTCCTTCACGTCCCTCATGCTGTGGGGATACCCCTGGCCTCCTGGTCACCTGTGGTCAGCAACGTCCCCTCCTTGCTCACAGGAATCCCCAGCTTTGGGTGCAGCACTGCATCgtgtccctcctcctcctgtccgCCGGGGCAGGGTCCTCTGAGCACCAGGGCGATGCTGATCCCACCGGAGAGCTGCAGGGTGGCCATGAACCAGGAGGCTTGGCAGGGCCCCTCGCCATCCTGCCGGGAGCTGTACAGGGAGAGCTCACAGTTCATCTCCTCCCCATTGCAGTCCATGTGCAGCAGGGCCTCTGCGTGTGGGATGGACACCGACTGGGCtgtgaggagagagggagataTTTAGCCATCCAGGTCCGAAAGGAAGGCAATGTAAAAGGATGAGATGTGCTGTGGGGGCCAGTCAGGGTGCAGAAATGCAAGGCTAGGCTTATCAAATGAAGGCCAGTAAAGAATATGAAAAGTTAGAGGTTAGTTGTGATTTCTTTACATCCCTCAGt carries:
- the TAPBPL gene encoding tapasin-related protein, with product MIRELILCCCVLALHAGPVENPTEVPQYRRVDIVLDCSYVWDGGLLHGFGASLSKHPATLVLRGISVRDDGSLGDVTDYKVPQGTPDSSPPVIFEASAQSVSIPHAEALLHMDCNGEEMNCELSLYSSRQDGEGPCQASWFMATLQLSGGISIALVLRGPCPGGQEEEGHDAVLHPKLGIPVSKEGTLLTTVEFQSSSNNTSMRTRLGGSVTLDCRFALAPSSTLSSLEWRRQHRGRGQSIYQYQVGSTGPATQPKVHVDLAQLLGSGDASLSLQGATVDDEGMYICLVSTAQHQAQHNIQLLVAEPPRVRMLPSVVSFESDETITLSCIIAGYYPLDVSVSWTQRSPENEAEIHLSDTRFSSHRQSQDGTYSITSYLSLSSATAQVPATYTCHVSHTALEEPISVSAHLKAPEHKGWEGLVGMLIATAIFIAVLFAVLRKKRAAKPKSG